CCGTCTGATAGCCGGAACCGGTACCGATTTCCAACACGCGGCAGCCGGGAAAGACCTGAAGCAGCTGGGTCATGTGGGCCACGGTGGAGGGCTGGGAGATGGTCTGCCCGTAGCCGATGGGCAGCGCCGTATCCTCATAGGCGCGGGCGCGCAGCGCCTCCTGCACAAAAAGATGGCGCGGCACGCTGCCCATGGCAGCCAGGACATTCTGATCCGTAATGCCCCCGGCAGCCAGCTGGCGCACCATGCGGGCACGCTGCCGGCGGGGGTCCACATGGACCGGCCTGGGGGCCGGCGGACGGGAATACGGACCTGAATACTGCATGACATGGAGAAAGAACAGATTTTTCCCCGCAAGTCAACGGAGGCCCCCGAAAACAACAGGGAAAAACCCCTGTCATTTTGCGCAGGGCCAGTGCGCAGCCGCCCCCGCCGCAGGAGCTTTCTTGAAAAAATCAAGAAAATATGCAAAGGCTGAACTCTTGAGACAAGGAGTTTCCCATGCGCAAAAAAAATTTCCTCTCCTCGGTGATAACCCTCATCTTCATCGGGGCACTGGCCGCTGCCGGATACATCTTCTTCAAGGACCTGGACGGCCCCACCATCACCATCCGCCCCGACACGGACCGGGTTTCTCCTGCCACGGTGCTCACCTTTACCTTGCAGGACCCCTCGGGCATCCGTTCCCTGTCTGTGGGTGTGCGCAAGAATAATGTGGTCAATCCGCTGTACAGCAAGCACTTTGACCAGTACCTGACCGAGCGGATCATCGAGGTGCCGCTCAAGAACGCCAATCTGCGCGACGGCGCCTTTGAGCTTGAAATCAAGGCCACGGATGCCTCCCTGGCCGGCTTCGGTCAGGGCAATACCCGCACGGAACTCCGCCCCATGCGCCTTGACGTGCAGCCGCCGCGCATTTCCGTCAAGACACTGCCGCCCTATGTGCGCCGCGGGGGCGCCAGCGTCATCAAGTATACCGTGGATGAGGAAGTGGTCACCAGCGGCGTGCTGGTGTCCGGCTATTTTGTGCCCGGCTATCAGCAGAAGGACGGAAGTTTCATCTGCTTCTTTCCCTATCCCTATACCATGACGGCGCCGCAGTACAAAAATGCCGTGGAAATCACGGCCACCGACATTGCCGGCAATACCACGCGCAACCGCCTTACCGTCATGGCGCTGGAGCGCAAGTTCAGAAGCGACAATATCACCATCAGCGACGACTTTCTCATGGCCGTGCAGAACAAGCTGGGCCACCTGGCCGGACAGGCCGGCTCTCCCCTGGACTGCTATCTGACCATCAACAATGACGTGCGCGCCGCCAATGTGGAGCAGTTGCGCACCCTCAGCAGCGATTCCGTCAGCGGGCAGCTGTGGAGCGGCTCCTTCCAGCGCCTGCCCCGCTCTGCCCCGCGGGCCGGCTTTGGCGATCATCGCTTCTTCAGTTATCAGGGCCGGCGCGTGGGCGAGTCCTACCATCTGGGATTTGACCTTGCCTCGGTGCGCAATGCCGATATTCCCGCCGCCAACAACGGGCGCGTCATCTTTGTGGGGGATATGGGCATCTACGGCAATCTCATCGTCATTGACCACGGCATGGGGGTCATGTCGCTGTACTCGCACTGCAGCGAAATTCTCACCACCAAGGGGGCCGTTGTCAAAAAGGGCGATGTCATCGGCAAGACCGGCAGCACGGGTCTGGCCTTTGGCGACCACCTGCACTTCGGCATGCTGGTGGGCGGCGTGGAAGTGACCCCCCTGGAATGGCTTGATTCCAAGTGGGTACGCGACAATATCGTGGACCGGCTGAACAACGCGCAATAGGCGCCCAGCAACGCCAAACGCCCCGGAGTTTCTGACTCCGGGGCGTTTTTTCATACTGACAGAGGCTTCGCCGCCCCGCTCTTGGTGTTGCTTCTATTGCTTCCCGAATGCGCGGGAGCGCGGACCTCAGGCCAGGCTGATCACATCGCCACGGCATGTGCGCAGGAACTGCCGCGGCGCATCATGGGACGAAAACTGCATGGGTGTGAGCACACTGGCATAGCTGCCCGCATGGGTCAGCACCACCATGTCGCCGGGTTCCAGACGCGGCAGGCGAATGTCGCGGGCAATGACATCGCTGGCTGTGCAGAGATTGCCCACCAGGGTCACCATTTCCAGACCGCTCTTGCGCGTGGTGTCCCACGGGATGACGTGAATGGCGCAGGCATCGCGCGCGGTGAACAGCGGCTCGTACGGGGATGTTTCGTGATCCCCTGCAAAGGTTGTGACCAGCTGGGCCAGACAGGGACGCAGAAAGCCGTTGAGCGTCTTGTCAAGAATCACGAAGGTTCTGCCGTGGGACATCTTCTTGTCCATGACGCGGGTAACGTACACCCCGCTGCGGCAGATGGCAAAGCGCCCTGTCTCCAGAAAGACGCGGCTGGCTCCCAGGCTGGACGCAAAGCGCTGGCGCAGTTCACGCAGGGCCTCGCCCAGCCTGGCCGTATCCAGGGGCTGATCTTCAATGGCATAGGGCACCCCCAGACCGGACCCCAGATTGATGAAGCGCAGCGGCTCGCCCAGGCTCTCGCGCACGGCAGCGGCCAGCTCAAATATCCGCTCATGGTAACGGCGCAGCACCGCAACATTCAGTTCCTGGCTGCGCAGATGAACATGAATGCCCGTCAGGCGCAGGTGCTCGCATTCCCGTATCCAGGGCAGGGCCTCGAAAAACTGGGCACTGTCCACACCGAATTTGGAGGGCAGCCCCGTGTCCCCGCCCAGCGAGAAGTCAGGATTGAGGCGTATGCCGATGGGCGCAATGGTGCGCTTGGCGGCAGCCAGATGCTCCAGGCGGCGTACCTCTCCCAGACTGTCGGCAATGAGGGTGGCGACATCCAGCGTGGCTTCCATATCCGCATCACTCTTGCCCGGTGCGGAATAGTGGATGTTTTCACGCGTGCAGCCCTGCTCATGGGCCAGCAGGGCTTCGGTCCGGCTGGCGGCATCTGCCCCGAAGCCGTGGGCAAAGATGCGCCGCGCCAGCACGGGATCAGGGTTGGCCTTCAGGGAATACAGCAGCGAGCAGCCGCTGAAATCCCGCAGCAGCCTTCCTAGGGCCTCGTTCAGGATCCGCTCGTCATACAGATAAAAGCTGTCATGATCGGCAGCCAGCTGGCGAATGGTTGCGCTATCGAACATGATGAACTCCTTTCGGGCATCCTAGAGCCAGACGGCGCGGCTGTAAAAAGATTTTTTTTGGGGGGAAATGCCCATCCCCTTGACTCTGCCCGCCACAAACCTATGTACTCCATACTACAGGCAGCGGATACTGCGAACATACGGCCCATGTGCCACGGATACGGCCCCTGCCGGGAGGCGTTTAGGACATGCGCCTGGTTTCCGCAGCTGCCCTGCCGGACTATCCCCCCCATTTCAACAGACGAGGTTTCCATGTCCCTTTTTGATATTCTCAAGAATAGCAATCTTTCCTCTGTGCTGGGTTCCCTGACGGACAAGGCGCAAAGTGGTGCCGCAACCCTGCAAAAGACCACGCCCGGTGGCGTGGGCGGCCTGCTGGGCGCCGGTGCTGTGGGCGCCTTGCTCGGTTCTGTCCTTTCCAAGGATATGTTGCAGAATGCCGCCCTGGTGGGTGCGGGCGCCGTGGCCTGGAATTTCTACAAGAAATGGTCGGAAAACAGGAACGGCAATGTCGCTGCGCAGGAAATGCCGGCCGCCCCGCAGCAGCCGGCAGCAGTGCCTGCCCCTGCGGCGGCCGTTGACCCCACGGCCATGCTGCTGCTGCGGGCCATGATCTATGCCGCACGCGCCGACGGCCATGTGGATGCTACGGAGCAGGAGCGCATCGGCACCCTGCTGCAACAGATGTTCCCGGGACAGGATGCGGGCCAGCTCACCCAGTCCGTCATGCATGAGCCGCTGGACCCCTTTACCCTGGCCCGTCAGGTACGCTCTCCGGAACAGGGCGAGGACCTCTACCGCCTCTCCTGCCTGATCATTGATATTGATCACTTCATGGAGCGCAGCTATCTGGATGGCCTGGCACAGGGCCTGAATATCGGCACGGAACGCAAGGCCGCCCTAGAACAGGAAGCCGTGCAGGCCCGGCATCAGCTTGCTGCGGGGGCCTAGCACGCCCCTTTCCGGTCCTCTTTTCTCGCAGGCCGCCCCGTGGGGCGGCCTTTTTGTTTTGCCCATACCGGCGCCACAGAAAAAAGACAATACATTTCAGTATATTACCAGCAATAAGCATTTATTTGCTCATTTTTGTAAATTTTCGTTGACAAGAGACCCCTGTTTGCGTAGTTTCCTTTTTGCGCGTTGGGCTGTCGTTCAATTGGCAGGACGGCGGATTCTGGCTCCGTTAATCAAGGTTCGAGTCCTTGCAGCCCAGCCACCACAACTTCATAGCGCGTCCCCATCGTCTAGCCGGCCCAGGACAACGGCCTTTCACGCCGTCGACAGGGGTTCAAATCCCCTTGGGGACGCCAAATTTAGGTACAAAGAAGAATGCCAAAGTCCAAAAGACCTTGGCATTCTTTGTTTTTTCATTCCAATACGGTTTCCCGAAGTCCAGCCTCGTCCGCTTGCATCCATGAAATTTGTGGGTATATCCGTAGGTAGGAATGTGGTACGACATTTCCGATACCTACACGGATAACCTGACGGAATCAAACATATTTTTGTCCATGTGGGTATCTCTCCGTCCAACGACAACCAGGGAGTGCCCATGCCTCTTACCGATACCCACATCCGCAGTCTGAAACCCGATTCAAAGCCCCGCAAATATTTCGACGGCGGCGGCCTGTTCCTCTATGTGCCCACCAGCGGCAGCAAGCTCTGGCGGATGGCTTACCGCTTTGACGGCAAGAGCAAACTGCTCAGTTTCGGGGAATACCCCAGCGTCTCGCTCAGGGACGCCAGAGAACGACGCGAGGATGCCCGGCGTCTGCTGGCCAAAGGCGTTGATCCTTCCGAGCAGAAACGGGAAGAAAAGAAGGCCAGAATCTCAGCCGAACGCGAGAGCTTCCAGAATATCGCCAGAGAATGGCATGAAACCCGCATGGCGGAGTTTTCTGAAAAGCATCAGGGAACCGTCATGTACCGGCTGAAAACCTACATCTTTCCACGTATTGGCAAAACGCACATCGCCAAACTGGAAACACGGGATATCATGGAGGTGGTCAAGCCTCTGGAGCAGCGGGGAAACTATGAGACTTCCCGGAGAGTGCTGCAGATCATCAATCAGGTATTCCGCTATGCGGTCATCACGGGCCGGGCAAAGCACAATATCGCAGCCGATCTCCGGGGAGCCTTGAGGCCGAGAAAAACGGTCCATCGCGCGGCGGTGCTGGAACCGGAAAAAGTCGGCCAGCTTTTGCGGGATATCGACGCCTACGAAGGCTATTTTCCTCTGGTCTGTGCCTTGAAGCTGGCTCCGTTGGTTTTCACCCGTCCCACGGAACTGCGGGCTGCCCAATGGAAGGAATTCGACCTTGAGTCCGGGGAATGGCGCATCCCTGCGGAACGCATGAAAATGCGCCGTCAGCATCTTGTGCCCCTGTCCCGGCAGGCAATGTTCATTCTTCGGGAACTTCAAAAATACTCCGGGGAGGGAAAATTCCTTTTTCCCTCCATCCGCACGGAGGTACGGCCCATTTCCGATGCGACCATGCTTAATGCGCTTCGGCGCATGGGCTACCAGAAGCACGAAATGAGCGTGCATGGTTTTCGCTCCATCGCATCCACACTGCTCAACGAACTCGGCTACAACCGGGACTGGATTGAGAGGCAGCTTGCCCACGGGGAGCAGGACGAAGTGCGTGCGGCATACAATTATGCGGAATATCTGCCTGAGCGCCGAAAGATGATGCAGGATTGGGCGGACTATCTGGACGGATTACGCAACACACAGCAGAAAAGAAATAAGGAGGGAGTATGCAAAAGGACACCATGACAGACCGTGATG
This is a stretch of genomic DNA from uncultured Desulfovibrio sp.. It encodes these proteins:
- a CDS encoding M23 family metallopeptidase, with the translated sequence MRKKNFLSSVITLIFIGALAAAGYIFFKDLDGPTITIRPDTDRVSPATVLTFTLQDPSGIRSLSVGVRKNNVVNPLYSKHFDQYLTERIIEVPLKNANLRDGAFELEIKATDASLAGFGQGNTRTELRPMRLDVQPPRISVKTLPPYVRRGGASVIKYTVDEEVVTSGVLVSGYFVPGYQQKDGSFICFFPYPYTMTAPQYKNAVEITATDIAGNTTRNRLTVMALERKFRSDNITISDDFLMAVQNKLGHLAGQAGSPLDCYLTINNDVRAANVEQLRTLSSDSVSGQLWSGSFQRLPRSAPRAGFGDHRFFSYQGRRVGESYHLGFDLASVRNADIPAANNGRVIFVGDMGIYGNLIVIDHGMGVMSLYSHCSEILTTKGAVVKKGDVIGKTGSTGLAFGDHLHFGMLVGGVEVTPLEWLDSKWVRDNIVDRLNNAQ
- a CDS encoding DUF533 domain-containing protein, with protein sequence MSLFDILKNSNLSSVLGSLTDKAQSGAATLQKTTPGGVGGLLGAGAVGALLGSVLSKDMLQNAALVGAGAVAWNFYKKWSENRNGNVAAQEMPAAPQQPAAVPAPAAAVDPTAMLLLRAMIYAARADGHVDATEQERIGTLLQQMFPGQDAGQLTQSVMHEPLDPFTLARQVRSPEQGEDLYRLSCLIIDIDHFMERSYLDGLAQGLNIGTERKAALEQEAVQARHQLAAGA
- a CDS encoding alanine racemase, which produces MFDSATIRQLAADHDSFYLYDERILNEALGRLLRDFSGCSLLYSLKANPDPVLARRIFAHGFGADAASRTEALLAHEQGCTRENIHYSAPGKSDADMEATLDVATLIADSLGEVRRLEHLAAAKRTIAPIGIRLNPDFSLGGDTGLPSKFGVDSAQFFEALPWIRECEHLRLTGIHVHLRSQELNVAVLRRYHERIFELAAAVRESLGEPLRFINLGSGLGVPYAIEDQPLDTARLGEALRELRQRFASSLGASRVFLETGRFAICRSGVYVTRVMDKKMSHGRTFVILDKTLNGFLRPCLAQLVTTFAGDHETSPYEPLFTARDACAIHVIPWDTTRKSGLEMVTLVGNLCTASDVIARDIRLPRLEPGDMVVLTHAGSYASVLTPMQFSSHDAPRQFLRTCRGDVISLA
- a CDS encoding integrase arm-type DNA-binding domain-containing protein, translating into MPLTDTHIRSLKPDSKPRKYFDGGGLFLYVPTSGSKLWRMAYRFDGKSKLLSFGEYPSVSLRDARERREDARRLLAKGVDPSEQKREEKKARISAERESFQNIAREWHETRMAEFSEKHQGTVMYRLKTYIFPRIGKTHIAKLETRDIMEVVKPLEQRGNYETSRRVLQIINQVFRYAVITGRAKHNIAADLRGALRPRKTVHRAAVLEPEKVGQLLRDIDAYEGYFPLVCALKLAPLVFTRPTELRAAQWKEFDLESGEWRIPAERMKMRRQHLVPLSRQAMFILRELQKYSGEGKFLFPSIRTEVRPISDATMLNALRRMGYQKHEMSVHGFRSIASTLLNELGYNRDWIERQLAHGEQDEVRAAYNYAEYLPERRKMMQDWADYLDGLRNTQQKRNKEGVCKRTP